From Aphelocoma coerulescens isolate FSJ_1873_10779 chromosome 15, UR_Acoe_1.0, whole genome shotgun sequence, one genomic window encodes:
- the SLC35E4 gene encoding solute carrier family 35 member E4, giving the protein MCPRSRRGDEAAMSRAGEGAPRPWKPDPGQADGGRPPGPALPLTLSVLAWLGTGTTMAGLNKWIFAAHGFRYPLLLSALHMLSGVAVGYPLGWARAPGPRPRARIYLLSLTFCTSVALGNLGLSYVQLDVAQAVATTTPLVTLVLGVLGGRRPHPLQFWAMGPVCAGAACSIAGGLCFSQPGCGFLLAATVLRALKSIQQSVLLQEDRLDALSLLGLTSLPSFVLLFGAAVALELGPSWQSILRPDAALWGCVLLSCLGSVLYNLATSCLLSLTSALTLHLLGSLTVVGNLLLSWLLFGTRLGALGYAGVALTLAGMVLYHQPRLLAACWGLRGLRRHPRHE; this is encoded by the exons ATGTGCCCGCGGTCGCGGCGGGGCGATGAAGCCGCGATGAGCAGGGCTGGCGAGGGCGCCCCGCGGCCCTGGAAGCCCGACCCGGGGCAGGCGGACGGGGGGCGGCCGCCGGGgccggcgctgccgctgacCCTCAGCGTGCTGGCCTGGCTGGGCACGGGCACCACCATGGCCGGCCTCAACAAGTGGATCTTCGCGGCGCACGGGTTCCGCTACCCGCTGCTGCTCTCGGCGCTGCACATGCTGTCCGGCGTGGCCGTGGGCTACCCGCTGGGCTGGGCGCGGGCACCgggcccccggccccgcgccagGATCTACCTGCTCAGCCTCACCTTCTGCACCAGCgtggccctgggcaacctgggCCTTAGCTACGTGCAGCTGGACGTGGCCCAGGCCGTGGCCACCACCACGCCGCTGGTGACGCtggtgctgggggtgctggggggccgGCGGCCGCACCCGCTGCAGTTCTGGGCCATGGGGCCGGTGTGTGCCGGGGCCGCCTGCAGCATCGCCGGCGGGCTCTGCTTCTCCCAGCCCGGCTGCGGCTTCCTTCTGGCCGCCACCGTGCTCCGCGCCCTCAAGTCCATCCAGCAGA gtgtgctgctgcaggaggaccgTCTGGATGCATTGTCCCTGCTCGGCCTGACGTCCCTGCCCAGTTTCGTGCTGCTGTTTGGGGCGGCcgtggcgctggagctgggCCCCTCGTGGCAGAGCATCCTTCGCCCCGACGCcgcgctctggggctgcgtccTGCTCAGCTGCCTCGGCTCCGTCCTCTACAACTTGGCCACCTCCTGCCTCCTGTCCCTCACCTCAGCCCTCACGCTGCACCTCCTGGGCAGCCTCACCGTGGTGGGCAACCTGCTGCTGTCGTGGCTGCTGTTCGGCACGCGGCTGGGCGCGCTGGGCTACGCCGGCGTGGCGCTGACGCTGGCCGGGATGGTGCTGTACCACCAGCCCCGGCTCCTGGCTGCCTGCTGGGGCCTGCGTGGGCTGCGGCGGCACCCGCGCCACGAGTAG
- the TCN2 gene encoding transcobalamin-2 has protein sequence MWLPLVLLLLLPAVLPAQCCEPPGGSVGAVRVLSARLLGLAGDPARDPDPAVYLALRLARDHDPRLEQRYLERLQGAFQQPYGRSLQAHGHSRWDAEHSTSAAEWPHTGRLALYLLGLRATCPPLSPQRSLVTWLKYYLEEDWRGSRRHGHPLTSYYQYGLGVLALCVHHKRVREEVIRRLLTAQHHGRLGHSGNAVDTEAVVALAFTCLERRRLVGTGLAAELRAAAHRASRSMAEAQGPDGIIGNIYSTPWALQVFLATGVCQTEPAFGRAMAALLENLEAFGTAATMAQVLPVLHGRSYLDIASMHCREESDTLTPMDIEPPTEVPGNKTVQLVVECPLPWCYELRLYDRLVPVPAAASLLDVLWAAAALEPHDFKFHTQDTPQGPFLTQVLGLEARQEKRNYWQLLTAPNMPLQMGIADYRPQDGETLILRLSEW, from the exons ATGTGGCTGCCGCtcgtcctgctgctgctgctgcccgcgGTCCTGCCCGCCCAGTGCTGCG AGCCCCCGGGGGGCTCGGTGGGCGCCGTGCGGGTGCTGAGTGCgcggctgctggggctggcgggggaCCCCGCGCGGGACCCCGACCCCGCCGTGTACCTGGCCCTGCGCCTGGCCCGTGACCACGACCCGCGGCTGGAGCAGCGCTACCTGGAGCGGCTGCAGGGCGCCTTCCAGCAGCCCTACGGCAG GAGCCTGCAGGCCCACGGCCACTCCCGATGGGACGCTGAGCACAGCAC GAGCGCGGCGGAGTGGCCGCACACGGGGCGGCTGGCGCTGTACCTGCTGGGGCTGCGGGCCACCTGTCCCCCACTCAGTCCCCAGCGCTCGCTGGTGACGTGGCTCAAGTACTACCTGGAGGAGGACTGGAGAG GCTCCCGGCGGCACGGCCACCCCCTCACCAGTTACTACCAGTACGGGCTGGGTGTGCTGGCGCTGTGCGTGCACCACAAGCGGGTGCGGGAGGAGGTGATCCGGCGGCTCCTCACGGCCCAGCACCACGGAAGGCTTGGGCACAGTGGCAATGCCGTGG ACACGGAGGCCGTGGTGGCACTGGCCTTCACCTGCCTGGAGCGGAGGAGGTTGGTGGGGACTGGGCTGGCGGCCGAGCTCCGGGCAGCCGCGCACAGGGCCAGCAGGAGCATGGCCGAGGCCCAGGGCCCTGACGGCATCATCGGCAACATCTACAGCACCCCGTGGGCCCTGCAG gTGTTCCTGGCCACGGGCGTGTGCCAGACGGAGCCGGCGTTCGGCCGGGCCATGGCTGCGCTGCTGGAGAACCTGGAAGCCTTCGGCACCGCCGCCACCATGGCCCAGGTGCTGCCGGTGCTGCACGGCCGCTCCTACCTGGACATCGCCTCCATGCATTGCCGGGAGGAGTCGG ACACACTGACACCCATGGACATCGAGCCCCCGACTGAGGTGCCGGGGAACAAAACAGTGCAGCTGGTGGTGGAGTGTCCCTTGCCCTGGTGTTACGAGCTCCGGCTCTACGACCGCCTGGTGCCCgtgcccgccgccgcctccctccTGGAcgtgctctgggcagctgctgcgcTGGAACCCCACGACTTCAA GTTCCACACCCAGGACACCCCGCAGGGCCCCTTCCTGACccaggtgctggggctggaggccCGGCAGGAGAAGCGGAACTACTGGCAGCTCCTGACCGCACCCAACATGCCCCTGCAGATGG GTATCGCCGACTACAGACCCCAAGATGGGGAGACCCTGATCCTGCGCCTCAGCGAGTGGTAG